TTTGCGCGATTTTACACGATCCAGAAGTGCTTTTCTTAGACGAGGTCACAGCCAATCTCGATCCTGTCAGCACTCGGAAGCTGAAAGATCTGATTCGGGAGTGGGCTGCCGCTGGAAAAACGATCATCTTTTGTTCACATATCCTGGCAGAAATTGATGAGTTATGTCATGAATTCGCCATCATTAAGGGTGAGGTGATTCGTTTAACTACCCCACAGAAGTTCCGCGAAGAGTGGACCACCTACAATGTGCTTCTTGATGTAGGATCGGATTCACAAAAGTCAGAACAGATTATTAAAGCCTCCGAGGAAGTGGAGACGTATCAGCGCACCGAAGATCAGTTCCATCTGAGGGTAGCCAATCCAAAGACCTCGAACCCACAGCTGATCAAAAAGCTGGTCGCAGCGGATATTACCGTCAATTACATAGCCCCCATCTCCGTGTCACTGGAGGACTCCTATCTCAGCTTGTTGAATCAAGAAAAGGAGGCGATCTAGGATGCCGGGATTTGTTATTATCCGGGAATGGAAAGAGCTTTTCGCAGCCCGTTCCGTATTGATTACGAATCTTGCTGCACCATTCGTAATATTGGTTGTAGCTCTGATCACAACTGTATTTGCCCAAAACGGTAAGATGGAGTTCATCCTTAATCTAATGAAATTGACTAATCCCCTCCTTAACATGGCAGGTGAAGATGGTCATATTGCCATTGCCCGCTTCTATTTCCTCTTGTTCCTGATCGTACCGGCGATGATCCCCTTAACATTTGCCACGACGAGCATCATCATGGAAAAAATGACAGGAACATTAGAAAGCGTACTGGTCACCCCGATTTCCACCAAGGAGTTTTTGCTTGGTAAGGTCCTAGCTTACTCCTTGCCTTCCATCGCTCTGACCTGGGTGGTCCAGCTAATCTTTCTAGGGTTCATCTTTGCAACCTTTGACAATGCTAGCGAGTATTTTTCCATCGTATTTATTCTCGCGATGCTCCTGCTCGTCCCATTTATTTCGATCATCAGCGTATCCATGAGCGTCATTGTTTCCTCCAAAGTTGACAATGTCGCAGCAGCCCAACAATTTGGTGCCATACTGGTTCTGCCGATCATCGGACTTGCTGTCAGTCAGGTCATCTTCCTCTCCATGATGAGCAATCCGGTAATCTATTTGGGAATGGTCACGATTTGTGCGGTGGTTGCCCTGATCATGTTCCAGATAAGTATTAAGGTGTTTGATCGTGAGCATATCATCAGCAAGTGGAAATAACCGAAAGTATGAAAAATAACCACTTGATGAAATCGTTGTTGTCACACGATTTCATCAGGTGGTTTTACTATTTGGGGAGTGTTTTTAGCCAATAACCGCTTTAAGGGTTTGGGTCATTGTATGCCAGTCCTCTTCTTGCATGATCGTATCCAAAGGTCTCTTCAATTCCATGAGTACATCATCTACATAATGCTCACGTCTCATCCCTACGAGGACGCTGTGTACCTCTGGAGTGGCGCGCATCGTTCTAATCGCAGCTTGGCTGAGGTTATCTGTTGTCATCAAATGCGGTTTCACCCTCGTCACCTCTTTCGAGATATCCAGTGAACGCTGGTAGTCTTTGGGGGCGTAGTAGTTCTTCAAAGCTTCAGCTGTCTCCATGAGAGTTGCCTTGTAGGTATCCAGCCATTGCTGCGTCTGGTCGTCCAAGCCCTCATGTTTTTTAATCGTATTGCGAATATCTTCGATGACCGGCTCAAACAAGAAGCTTCTCACATTTTGCACATTTGTGGTAGAGTATAGCTTTTTCCAGTATTTGCGGAGTGTAGCTCCAGATGATATTTTTTTCTTCAGCTCTTTCACATCTTCTTTCTCCATTTTAAGTAATGGCAAGACACGATAGACGATCTGATCCTCTACATCATCTACACGATTCAGACAATCCTTGATTTGACGAATGGCTTCTTTTTCGTCAATGACTGTGCTCTGATCTAGTTGGAAGTTCGTCAGGCGGAAGATTTTTTCCTTCGCTGTCACATCTAGCGTCCGGTTGGTCATTACACCAAGTCCTTTTTCCTTGGCAAATAACAAGGC
This genomic stretch from Brevibacillus sp. DP1.3A harbors:
- a CDS encoding ABC transporter ATP-binding protein; the encoded protein is MEPAIVIKDLKKSFGDKKVLDGISLSIPKGTIFGLLGPNGAGKTTSLRILSCLIEPTSGEVTILGHQISKNKEEIRKKIGCVTESPGVYDKLSLLDNLEFFASCYQIPKAKRASRIEYLLRQFDLWDRRNDPAGRLSKGMKQKLSIVCAILHDPEVLFLDEVTANLDPVSTRKLKDLIREWAAAGKTIIFCSHILAEIDELCHEFAIIKGEVIRLTTPQKFREEWTTYNVLLDVGSDSQKSEQIIKASEEVETYQRTEDQFHLRVANPKTSNPQLIKKLVAADITVNYIAPISVSLEDSYLSLLNQEKEAI
- a CDS encoding ABC transporter permease, which translates into the protein MPGFVIIREWKELFAARSVLITNLAAPFVILVVALITTVFAQNGKMEFILNLMKLTNPLLNMAGEDGHIAIARFYFLLFLIVPAMIPLTFATTSIIMEKMTGTLESVLVTPISTKEFLLGKVLAYSLPSIALTWVVQLIFLGFIFATFDNASEYFSIVFILAMLLLVPFISIISVSMSVIVSSKVDNVAAAQQFGAILVLPIIGLAVSQVIFLSMMSNPVIYLGMVTICAVVALIMFQISIKVFDREHIISKWK